A region from the Benincasa hispida cultivar B227 chromosome 8, ASM972705v1, whole genome shotgun sequence genome encodes:
- the LOC120082419 gene encoding protein ALP1-like, which yields MGPIRGLRKKKKLERKLDSNGTASDSSEKDEAIDWWDDFSKRTNGLHSASKGLDRFKSIFKVSRKTFDYICLLVKDDMTAKSGHFTFLNGRPLSLCDQVAVALRRLGSGESLVTIGDSLGLNHSTVSQVTWRFVESMEERGLRHLHWPSNEVEMAQVKSKFEKIQGLPNCCGSIDTTHITMCLPASDSTSYVWLDEEKNHSMVLQVIVDAEMRFRDILTGLPGKMSDWLVFQSSNFHKLCDKGERLNGKRLELNDRSEIREYIIGDSGYPLLPYLVTPYDGKEHSTSKAEFNKRHKETRLVVQRALAMLKERWRIIQGVMWRPDKHRLPRIILVCCLLHNIIIDIGDDTEEDGGVPLSIEHDVDYKQQVCDVFDPKGAYLRDRLSLLFI from the exons ATGGGTCCAATCAGAGGgttgagaaagaagaagaaattggaGAGAAAGCTCGATTCCAATGGTACTGCTTCAGATTCTTCTGAAAAGGATGAAGCCATAGATTGGTGGGATGATTTCTCCAAACGAACCAATG GTCTTCATTCTGCATCAAAAGGTTTGGATAGATTCAAATCCATTTTTAAGGTCTCCCGGAAGACTTTCGACTACATATGTTTGCTTGTCAAGGACGACATGACAGCTAAATCTGGTCATTTTACATTTTTGAATGGTAGGCCATTGTCTTTATGTGATCAAGTAGCTGTAGCTTTAAGAAGGTTGGGGTCCGGTGAATCGTTAGTGACAATTGGTGATTCACTTGGATTGAACCACTCGACTGTATCTCAAGTCACATGGCGATTTGTGGAGTCGATGGAAGAAAGGGGGCTTCGCCATCTTCATTGGCCTTCAAATGAAGTAGAAATGGCCCAAGTGAAAtctaaatttgagaaaatacaaGGACTCCCTAACTGTTGTGGTTCGATTGATACCACTCACATCACAATGTGTCTGCCTGCTTCGGATTCCACGAGTTATGTATGGCTTGATGAGGAGAAAAACCATAGCATGGTCTTGCAAGTGATTGTAGACGCTGAAATGAGGTTCCGAGACATATTAACTGGATTGCCTGGAAAAATGTCAGACTGGTTAGTTTTCCAGAGTTCAAACTTCCACAAGCTCTGTGACAAGGGGGAGAGGCTGAATGGGAAGAGGTTAGAGCTTAACGACAGATCGGAAATCAGAGAATATATAATTGGAGATTCAGGCTATCCTTTACTTCCCTATCTTGTCACTCCCTATGACGGAAAAGAACACTCAACATCAAAAGCTGAATTCAACAAGCGACACAAAGAGACTCGGTTGGTGGTGCAACGAGCATTAGCAATGTTGAAAGAGCGGTGGAGGATCATTCAGGGAGTGATGTGGAGACCTGATAAACATCGATTGCCAAGGATCATTCTAGTCTGCTGCTTGCTTCATAACATTATAATCGATATCGGAGATGACACAGAGGAGGATGGTGGTGTTCCTTTGTCTATTGAACACGACGTTGATTACAAACAACAGGTTTGTGATGTTTTTGACCCAAAGGGTGCATATCTGAGAGATAGATTGTCTTTGCTGTTCATCTGA